One part of the Anaeromyxobacter sp. Fw109-5 genome encodes these proteins:
- a CDS encoding ATP-binding protein: protein MPLGREPPCLRHLRDVVERAARDSTPEEAAALRAEVRDLVEERELAEAIIEQSAALVVVLDREGLIRRWNAACARITGYSADEMLGQPVWNLLVPEEREGVRGTFARLVAGSLASTFENQWVARDGERRLVSWSNAALLDDAGEVRAIVATGLDITERKRAELALRGHAKRLEALAEASRVFASGLDYRTTLDTVARRLAELIGDGALIRIVSPDGAWLVPVAVYHPSPERAALRRRIIAAAPQRTNEGITAGPLATGRTLRIPHLSRETVRNEMKPEYYPYLEGVTSLLIAPLAQRNEVFGHITLMRDAGGAPYTVEDEALLEDLAHRAAQAIENARLYSEAQNAVAARDEFLSIASHELRTPLTALRLALGNMRRVTSREALERLPPEHVERVLAAAERQGQRLEKLVAALLDVSRIHMGKLELELDEVELGAVVSDALTQLEDEASQTGSTLSAAGEPVLGAWDRLRLSQVITNLLSNAVKYGAGKPVEVSYGPSAAGAYVRVRDHGIGIAPTDQRQIFERFERAVSSRNYGGLGLGLYIVRRIVEAHGGTIRVESTPGEGSEFRVELPLRPLCARPLRGEAPQGAKR from the coding sequence ATGCCGCTCGGCCGCGAGCCGCCCTGCCTCCGTCACCTCCGCGACGTCGTCGAGCGCGCGGCGCGCGACAGCACCCCGGAGGAGGCGGCCGCGCTCCGCGCCGAGGTACGGGACCTCGTCGAGGAGCGCGAGCTCGCCGAGGCCATCATCGAGCAGAGCGCCGCGCTGGTGGTGGTGCTCGATCGCGAGGGGCTCATCCGCCGCTGGAACGCGGCCTGCGCCCGGATCACGGGCTACTCCGCCGACGAGATGCTCGGGCAGCCGGTGTGGAACCTGCTCGTGCCCGAGGAGCGCGAGGGGGTGCGCGGCACCTTCGCGCGGCTCGTCGCGGGGAGCCTCGCGTCCACCTTCGAGAACCAGTGGGTCGCGCGCGACGGCGAGCGGCGGCTCGTCTCCTGGAGCAACGCCGCGCTCCTCGACGACGCCGGCGAGGTGCGGGCGATCGTGGCGACGGGGCTCGACATCACCGAGCGCAAGCGGGCGGAGCTGGCGCTGCGCGGCCACGCGAAGCGGCTCGAGGCGCTCGCGGAGGCCTCGCGCGTCTTCGCCTCCGGCCTCGACTACCGGACCACCCTCGACACCGTCGCGCGGCGGCTCGCGGAGCTCATCGGCGACGGGGCGCTCATCCGCATCGTCTCGCCGGACGGGGCGTGGCTCGTCCCGGTCGCCGTGTACCACCCCTCGCCGGAGCGGGCGGCGCTCCGGCGCCGGATCATCGCCGCCGCCCCGCAGCGGACGAACGAGGGGATCACCGCGGGGCCGCTCGCGACCGGGCGCACCCTCCGCATCCCGCACCTCTCTCGCGAGACGGTGCGCAACGAGATGAAGCCGGAGTACTACCCGTACCTCGAGGGCGTGACGAGCCTGCTCATCGCCCCCCTCGCCCAGCGGAACGAGGTGTTCGGGCACATCACCCTCATGCGCGACGCGGGCGGAGCTCCGTACACCGTGGAGGACGAGGCGCTGCTGGAGGACCTCGCCCACCGGGCGGCGCAGGCGATCGAGAACGCCCGGCTCTACTCGGAGGCGCAGAACGCGGTCGCCGCGCGCGACGAGTTCCTGTCGATCGCCTCTCACGAGCTGCGCACGCCGCTCACCGCCCTGCGGCTCGCGCTCGGGAACATGCGGCGCGTCACCTCCCGCGAGGCGCTCGAGCGCCTCCCGCCGGAGCACGTGGAGCGGGTCCTCGCCGCCGCGGAGCGGCAGGGGCAGCGGCTCGAGAAGCTGGTCGCCGCGCTGCTCGACGTGTCCCGCATCCACATGGGCAAGCTCGAGCTCGAGCTCGACGAGGTGGAGCTCGGCGCGGTGGTGAGCGACGCCCTCACGCAGCTCGAGGACGAGGCCTCGCAGACGGGATCCACCCTGTCGGCGGCGGGCGAGCCGGTGCTCGGCGCGTGGGACCGGCTCCGGCTCTCGCAGGTGATCACGAACCTGCTCTCGAACGCGGTGAAGTACGGCGCCGGCAAGCCGGTCGAGGTGAGCTACGGCCCGAGCGCCGCGGGCGCGTACGTCCGCGTCCGCGATCACGGCATCGGGATCGCCCCCACCGACCAGCGCCAGATCTTCGAGCGCTTCGAGCGCGCGGTGTCGTCGCGCAACTACGGCGGCCTGGGGCTCGGGCTCTACATCGTGCGCCGCATCGTGGAGGCGCACGGGGGAACGATCCGCGTCGAGAGCACGCCGGGGGAGGGCTCCGAGTTCCGGGTCGAGCTGCCGCTGCGGCCGCTGTGCGCCCGCCCGCTGCGCGGGGAGGCGCCGCAGGGGGCGAAGCGCTGA
- the epmA gene encoding EF-P lysine aminoacylase EpmA, with product MPVTRRERARQRARLAAEVRRFLSSLGYEEVETPCLVPVPGMEPHLHPFETRFLPEGGGEGRPRWLITSPEYAMKRLLAEGFPRIFQLSRVFRNGEVSRTHNPEFTMLELYRAGTDYEGVMQDLERLVEACARALAGGTRVARGGRTLDLAAPYPRTTVADAFRRHAGVDLAACDGDAARLAEAARAAGHDPGPAGESFDDVFFRVMLDAVEPRLGVERPEYLVDWPASMAALSRVKRGDPRWAERFELYAGGLELANGYTELNDAAEQRARLAEEQALRRRLGRPVFPLDEPFLEAVGRLPEAGGVAVGFDRVLMLVAEAAAIEDVLLFPAREFPAR from the coding sequence ATGCCCGTGACCCGACGCGAGCGCGCTCGCCAGCGCGCGCGACTCGCCGCGGAGGTGCGCCGCTTCCTGTCCTCGCTCGGCTACGAGGAGGTGGAGACGCCCTGCCTCGTGCCCGTCCCCGGGATGGAGCCGCACCTCCACCCCTTCGAGACCCGCTTCCTCCCCGAGGGCGGCGGCGAGGGGCGGCCGCGGTGGCTCATCACGAGCCCCGAGTACGCGATGAAGCGGCTCCTCGCCGAGGGGTTCCCCCGCATCTTCCAGCTCTCGCGCGTGTTCCGGAACGGCGAGGTCTCGCGGACGCACAACCCCGAGTTCACGATGCTCGAGCTCTACCGCGCGGGCACCGACTACGAGGGCGTCATGCAGGACCTGGAGCGCCTCGTGGAGGCCTGCGCGCGCGCCCTCGCCGGAGGGACCCGCGTGGCGCGCGGCGGCCGCACGCTCGACCTCGCCGCGCCGTACCCCCGGACCACGGTGGCGGACGCGTTCCGCCGCCACGCCGGCGTCGACCTCGCGGCGTGCGATGGGGACGCGGCGCGGCTCGCGGAGGCCGCCCGCGCCGCCGGGCACGACCCCGGCCCGGCGGGAGAGTCTTTCGACGACGTGTTCTTCCGCGTCATGCTGGACGCCGTGGAGCCGCGGCTCGGGGTGGAGCGCCCCGAGTACCTCGTGGACTGGCCCGCCTCGATGGCCGCGCTCTCGCGCGTGAAGCGCGGCGACCCGCGCTGGGCCGAGCGGTTCGAGCTGTACGCCGGCGGCCTGGAGCTCGCGAACGGCTACACCGAGCTGAACGACGCGGCCGAGCAGCGCGCGCGCCTCGCGGAGGAGCAGGCGCTGCGGCGCCGCCTGGGGCGCCCCGTGTTCCCGCTCGACGAGCCGTTCCTGGAGGCGGTGGGGCGCCTGCCGGAGGCGGGCGGCGTCGCCGTCGGCTTCGACCGCGTGCTCATGCTCGTCGCGGAGGCGGCGGCCATCGAGGACGTGCTGCTCTTCCCCGCGCGCGAGTTCCCGGCGCGCTGA
- a CDS encoding alpha/beta fold hydrolase: MPPFLDPAGLALHCEDQGRGPALVVVHGWSLSGRWLVDALPPALLAGRRVIAPDLRGHGRSADGAPFRLAELAEDLVTAFDAAGIDGALLLGWSLGGQVALAALPRLRGRVAGLALVSATARFTEGEGWPHGVPARTLAALARQVERDPARATARFHDGMFLPGELDAEAASRAAALRDRAPVPSRAALRAGLDVLGEADLRGALSDVDVPALVVHGEGDPVCAPAAGRALAASLPRAELALLAGAGHAPFLSRPHAFAGALSPLLAACA, from the coding sequence ATGCCGCCCTTCCTCGACCCAGCGGGCCTCGCCCTGCACTGCGAGGACCAGGGCCGCGGCCCAGCGCTCGTCGTCGTGCACGGGTGGTCGCTGTCCGGCCGCTGGCTCGTCGACGCGCTCCCGCCAGCGCTGCTCGCCGGCCGCCGCGTCATCGCGCCCGACCTGCGGGGCCACGGCCGCTCGGCGGACGGCGCGCCCTTCCGGCTCGCGGAGCTGGCGGAGGACCTCGTCACCGCGTTCGACGCCGCCGGGATCGACGGCGCCCTGCTCCTCGGGTGGTCGCTCGGGGGCCAGGTCGCGCTCGCCGCGCTCCCGCGGCTGCGCGGCCGGGTCGCGGGGCTCGCGCTCGTGTCGGCCACCGCCCGCTTCACGGAAGGCGAAGGGTGGCCGCACGGCGTCCCCGCCCGCACGCTCGCGGCGCTCGCGCGGCAGGTCGAGCGCGATCCCGCGCGCGCGACGGCCCGCTTCCACGACGGCATGTTCCTGCCCGGCGAGCTCGACGCCGAGGCCGCGTCGCGCGCGGCCGCGCTCCGGGACCGCGCGCCGGTGCCGTCGCGGGCCGCGCTCCGCGCCGGGCTCGACGTGCTCGGCGAGGCGGACCTCCGCGGCGCGCTGTCGGACGTGGACGTGCCCGCGCTGGTCGTGCACGGCGAAGGGGATCCGGTGTGCGCCCCCGCGGCGGGACGCGCGCTCGCGGCGAGCCTTCCGCGGGCGGAGCTCGCCCTCCTGGCCGGGGCCGGTCACGCCCCCTTCCTGTCCCGCCCTCACGCCTTCGCCGGCGCGCTCTCCCCCCTCCTCGCCGCATGCGCGTGA
- a CDS encoding methyltransferase domain-containing protein, producing MRVNPVDKRRVGAAFSRSAGAYDARAEVQRVVQDRVLALLDEAAPGARRVLDVGAGTGALLARLLAARPGLSASAVDLAPGMCGTARRAAPGAAVSAADAEALPFRDGAFDLVVTTSTLQWLPRVAPALEEARRVLAPGGVLCVALFGARTLFELREAWREAGGERALGTHRFLAREELAAALAAAGLAVEETRDEELVERHPDARAVLRALKAVGASNAVPGRAGLGGRRATLETIRRYEARHLGPAGVPATYHVLYGVARRR from the coding sequence ATGCGCGTGAACCCCGTCGACAAGCGGCGCGTCGGGGCCGCCTTCTCGCGCTCCGCGGGCGCCTACGACGCGCGCGCGGAGGTGCAGCGGGTGGTGCAGGATCGCGTGCTCGCGCTGCTCGACGAGGCGGCGCCGGGCGCGCGCCGCGTCCTCGACGTCGGCGCCGGCACGGGCGCGCTCCTCGCCCGGCTGCTCGCGGCGCGCCCCGGCCTCTCCGCCTCCGCCGTCGACCTCGCCCCCGGGATGTGCGGCACCGCCCGGAGGGCCGCTCCGGGCGCCGCGGTCTCGGCGGCGGACGCGGAGGCCCTGCCGTTCCGCGACGGCGCCTTCGATCTCGTGGTGACGACCTCGACGCTGCAGTGGCTGCCGCGCGTCGCGCCCGCCCTCGAGGAGGCGCGGCGGGTGCTCGCGCCGGGCGGCGTCCTGTGCGTCGCGCTGTTCGGGGCGCGCACCCTGTTCGAGCTCCGGGAGGCCTGGCGCGAGGCGGGGGGCGAGCGCGCGCTGGGGACGCACCGCTTCCTCGCCCGCGAGGAGCTCGCGGCGGCGCTCGCGGCGGCCGGGCTCGCGGTGGAGGAGACCCGCGACGAGGAGCTCGTCGAGCGTCACCCCGACGCGCGCGCGGTGCTCCGCGCGCTCAAGGCGGTCGGCGCGTCGAACGCGGTGCCCGGACGAGCCGGGCTGGGCGGGCGGCGCGCGACGCTGGAGACGATCCGGCGCTACGAGGCGCGGCACCTCGGCCCGGCGGGCGTCCCCGCGACCTACCACGTGCTGTACGGGGTCGCGCGGCGCCGCTAA
- a CDS encoding PAS domain S-box protein produces MDDLGFEGIAARIVEETGDAILFADRDGVVRLWNRGAERMFGFSAAEAIGQSMDFIIPERLRQRHWDGWKRVMETGVTRYGTEVLAVPALRKDGQTLSIEFTIQLIRDASGRILGPSAVIRDVTARFKREKELRARLKELEARAG; encoded by the coding sequence ATGGACGACCTTGGGTTCGAGGGCATCGCGGCGCGGATCGTCGAGGAGACGGGAGACGCGATCCTGTTCGCCGATCGCGACGGCGTGGTGCGGCTCTGGAACCGCGGCGCGGAGCGCATGTTCGGGTTCAGCGCGGCCGAGGCCATCGGCCAGTCGATGGACTTCATCATCCCCGAGCGGCTGCGACAGCGGCACTGGGACGGCTGGAAGCGCGTGATGGAGACGGGCGTCACCCGCTACGGCACCGAGGTCCTCGCCGTGCCCGCGCTCCGCAAGGACGGCCAGACCCTCTCGATCGAGTTCACGATCCAGCTCATCCGCGACGCGTCTGGGCGGATCCTCGGGCCGTCGGCGGTGATCCGCGACGTGACCGCCCGCTTCAAGCGCGAGAAGGAGCTGCGCGCGCGGCTGAAGGAGCTGGAGGCGAGGGCCGGTTAG
- a CDS encoding serine/threonine-protein kinase produces MAQAALQASGADFKPHLFGKFFLLQRLAVGGMAEIYRARVPGAGGFEKELVVKRILPARAQDQGFIKMLVNEAKLTVQLTHSNIAQIYECGSNDGTFFISMELVNGVSLKEMMAAFAKTGTQLTPEQAMFLVLQLLQGLDYAHRKTDGEGHPLRIVHCDVSPDNALVSYEGEVKLLDFGIARAATNLSNYKEGMLMGKLGYVAPEQASLEQRWDHRVDLFAAGILLYELLTKQKAFPKATDVESLVQARKAKVVPPTSLDPRLPKEIDAIVSKALAYDPERRFPDARSFADALVDVLFPTPHSSIQDLLASQMKAVFADKIARQRAARAHDPLIMKVLTNAAAAAGMLPPSEATPAQAWEPSPPTPQEPRRAPAPAPRPRTIVREGVRLRTAFLAGLVVAGAGFAGLRYADPWLRSGVLVVTSEPSGAEVTLDGAPTGLSTPAVIEDVRLTRTHEVALGGEGLRAVTLTTQPTPGRLVARVHARLASAMGALRVESDPPGAEVRFDERAVGRTPLTIPAVRLDERHRIDLALPGHEIDQFVVLPEKDGVQFARKLARVDGGRPRP; encoded by the coding sequence GTGGCCCAGGCAGCACTCCAGGCGAGCGGCGCCGACTTCAAGCCGCATCTTTTCGGGAAGTTCTTCCTCCTCCAGCGGCTGGCGGTGGGAGGGATGGCCGAGATCTACCGCGCGCGCGTCCCCGGCGCCGGGGGCTTCGAGAAGGAGCTGGTGGTGAAGCGGATCCTGCCCGCGCGGGCCCAGGATCAGGGCTTCATCAAGATGCTCGTGAACGAGGCGAAGCTGACCGTCCAGCTCACGCACTCGAACATCGCCCAGATCTACGAGTGCGGCAGCAACGACGGGACCTTCTTCATCTCGATGGAGCTCGTGAACGGCGTCTCCCTCAAGGAGATGATGGCGGCGTTCGCGAAGACCGGGACGCAGCTCACGCCCGAGCAGGCGATGTTCCTCGTCCTGCAGCTGCTCCAGGGGCTCGACTACGCCCACCGGAAGACCGACGGCGAGGGCCACCCGCTCCGCATCGTCCACTGCGACGTGTCGCCGGACAACGCGCTCGTGTCGTACGAGGGCGAGGTGAAGCTCCTCGACTTCGGGATCGCGCGCGCCGCGACGAACCTCTCCAACTACAAGGAGGGGATGCTCATGGGGAAGCTCGGGTACGTCGCGCCCGAGCAGGCCTCGCTCGAGCAGCGCTGGGATCACCGCGTCGACCTGTTCGCGGCGGGGATCCTCCTCTACGAGCTGCTCACGAAGCAGAAGGCCTTCCCCAAGGCCACCGACGTCGAGTCGCTCGTCCAGGCCCGCAAGGCGAAGGTCGTCCCGCCCACCTCGCTCGACCCGCGGCTGCCGAAGGAGATCGACGCCATCGTCTCGAAGGCGCTCGCCTACGATCCGGAGCGGCGCTTCCCCGACGCTCGCTCCTTCGCGGACGCCCTCGTCGACGTGCTCTTCCCGACGCCTCACTCGTCGATCCAGGACCTCCTCGCCAGCCAGATGAAGGCGGTGTTCGCCGACAAGATCGCCCGGCAGCGCGCGGCCCGCGCGCACGACCCGCTCATCATGAAGGTCCTCACCAACGCGGCGGCCGCGGCCGGGATGCTCCCCCCCTCCGAGGCGACGCCCGCGCAGGCATGGGAGCCGTCGCCGCCGACCCCCCAGGAGCCCCGCCGCGCTCCTGCGCCCGCGCCGCGGCCCCGGACCATCGTCCGGGAGGGCGTGCGCCTGCGGACCGCCTTCCTGGCCGGGCTCGTGGTCGCGGGCGCCGGGTTCGCCGGGCTGCGCTACGCGGACCCGTGGCTGCGGTCCGGCGTGCTCGTCGTGACCTCCGAGCCGTCGGGCGCCGAGGTGACGCTCGACGGGGCACCCACGGGCCTCAGCACGCCCGCGGTGATCGAGGACGTGCGCCTGACGCGGACGCACGAGGTGGCGCTCGGCGGAGAGGGGCTCCGCGCGGTGACGCTCACCACCCAGCCGACGCCCGGCCGCCTCGTGGCGCGGGTGCACGCCCGGCTCGCTTCCGCGATGGGCGCGCTGCGCGTGGAGAGCGATCCCCCCGGCGCCGAGGTCCGGTTCGACGAGCGCGCCGTGGGACGGACGCCGCTGACGATCCCGGCCGTCCGGCTCGACGAGCGGCACCGCATCGACCTCGCGCTCCCGGGCCACGAGATCGACCAGTTCGTGGTGCTGCCGGAGAAGGACGGGGTGCAGTTCGCGCGCAAGCTCGCGCGCGTCGACGGAGGCCGACCGCGACCGTGA
- a CDS encoding FHA domain-containing protein, whose protein sequence is MTIRLVIEDEAGTRSTVPFTGDEITVGRADDVTFRLADRDVSRRHARFLRASGAVLVEDLGSLTGTRVNGERITGRRRLREGDLVQIGDYDLAVFGEPQAGVPGEPPPLPPTPRPPTAAGDLVPPGAAPEPVAAAPHPPPPRPPPAAAPASSPGAGLLRLLLVGAISLALGAAAGWALGAATAPPKDAPAAITRP, encoded by the coding sequence GTGACGATACGGCTCGTCATCGAGGACGAGGCGGGGACCCGCTCGACCGTGCCGTTCACCGGCGACGAGATCACCGTCGGCCGCGCCGACGACGTCACCTTCCGCCTCGCCGATCGCGACGTGTCCCGCCGGCACGCCCGCTTCCTCCGCGCGAGCGGCGCGGTGCTCGTCGAGGACCTCGGCAGCCTCACCGGGACGCGGGTGAACGGGGAGCGGATCACCGGCCGCCGCCGGCTGCGCGAGGGCGATCTCGTCCAGATCGGCGACTACGACCTCGCCGTGTTCGGCGAGCCGCAGGCCGGCGTCCCCGGAGAGCCCCCGCCCCTGCCCCCCACCCCGCGGCCCCCGACGGCCGCCGGCGACCTCGTGCCCCCCGGCGCCGCTCCCGAGCCGGTCGCCGCGGCGCCGCACCCGCCGCCGCCGAGGCCGCCACCGGCCGCCGCGCCCGCGTCATCGCCCGGCGCTGGCCTCCTCCGGCTGCTCCTCGTCGGCGCGATCTCGCTCGCCCTCGGCGCCGCCGCGGGCTGGGCCCTCGGCGCCGCCACGGCCCCTCCGAAGGACGCGCCCGCGGCGATCACTCGCCCTTGA
- a CDS encoding enoyl-CoA hydratase-related protein codes for MAPRVRAEDHGPVRVLVLENAGKRNALDFQALDELEAACAAATADAVRCLVLRGAGDDAFSSGFDLAEISLTSARGERPDEAVERAAAALDEVPCPTVAFLNGGAFGGGFELAATCDLRVARAGVKLGMPPAKLGVVYPEGGLRRFLDLVGAARTRELFYTGRPIDSDTALAWGIVNRVVPAEAAEADALALAAEIAANAPLAVRGMKRILRLLEGAHERGLSDAERAEIAELRRRAFESADIREGRAAWQERRPARFKGE; via the coding sequence ATGGCACCCCGCGTCCGCGCCGAGGACCACGGTCCGGTCCGCGTGCTGGTCCTCGAGAACGCCGGCAAGCGGAACGCGCTCGACTTCCAGGCTCTCGACGAGCTCGAGGCCGCCTGCGCGGCGGCGACGGCGGACGCGGTGCGCTGCCTCGTGCTGCGCGGCGCGGGCGACGACGCGTTCTCGTCCGGGTTCGACCTCGCCGAGATCTCCCTCACCTCCGCGCGCGGCGAGCGTCCGGACGAGGCGGTCGAGCGGGCCGCGGCGGCGCTCGACGAGGTGCCCTGCCCGACGGTCGCCTTCCTGAACGGCGGGGCGTTCGGCGGCGGCTTCGAGCTCGCCGCGACCTGCGACCTCCGCGTGGCGCGGGCGGGCGTGAAGCTCGGGATGCCCCCCGCCAAGCTCGGCGTCGTCTATCCGGAGGGCGGCCTGCGGCGGTTCCTGGATCTCGTCGGCGCGGCGCGCACCCGCGAGCTGTTCTACACCGGGCGGCCCATCGACTCCGACACCGCGCTCGCCTGGGGCATCGTGAACCGCGTCGTCCCCGCGGAGGCGGCGGAGGCCGACGCGCTCGCGCTCGCCGCGGAGATCGCGGCCAACGCGCCGCTCGCCGTCCGCGGGATGAAGCGGATCCTCCGGCTCCTCGAGGGGGCGCACGAGCGCGGCCTCTCCGACGCGGAGCGGGCCGAGATCGCGGAGCTCAGGCGGCGCGCGTTCGAGAGCGCGGACATCCGCGAGGGCAGGGCCGCGTGGCAGGAGCGGCGCCCGGCGCGGTTCAAGGGCGAGTGA
- a CDS encoding acetyl-CoA carboxylase biotin carboxyl carrier protein subunit codes for MEKLSAHITGTVVRIEKRPGDAVSAGDAVVILESMKMEMPVEATGAGKVRELRCAEGQPVSEGDLLAVIE; via the coding sequence ATGGAGAAGCTCTCGGCCCACATCACCGGGACCGTCGTGCGCATCGAGAAGAGGCCCGGCGACGCGGTGAGCGCGGGCGACGCCGTCGTCATCCTCGAGTCCATGAAGATGGAGATGCCGGTCGAGGCGACGGGCGCGGGAAAGGTGCGCGAGCTCCGCTGCGCCGAGGGGCAGCCCGTCTCCGAGGGCGACCTCCTCGCCGTCATCGAGTAG
- a CDS encoding response regulator, producing MHDETRGPQARTAEEPSHAPQDARVLVVEDNALVASMYEAALRRVSEGDRLPLAVEIARDGGEALARLLRPPTVDVVVTDVFMPDISGVELVEQIRAAPLLSSLPVVVATSGGAREEDRLAALGITRFLRKPVSFEGLADAVRDALRGRGSPAGATAAAGLTSADPVGIDRLHAIPVSRR from the coding sequence ATGCACGACGAGACACGCGGGCCGCAGGCCCGGACCGCCGAGGAGCCCTCGCACGCGCCGCAGGACGCGCGCGTGCTCGTCGTCGAGGACAACGCGCTGGTCGCCTCGATGTACGAGGCGGCGCTGCGCCGGGTGTCGGAGGGCGACCGCCTGCCGCTGGCGGTGGAGATCGCGCGCGACGGCGGTGAGGCGCTCGCGCGGCTCCTGCGCCCGCCGACCGTGGACGTCGTCGTGACCGACGTCTTCATGCCCGACATCTCCGGCGTCGAGCTCGTCGAGCAGATCCGGGCCGCGCCGCTGCTCTCCTCGCTCCCGGTCGTCGTGGCGACGAGCGGCGGCGCTCGCGAGGAGGACCGCCTCGCGGCGCTCGGCATCACCCGCTTCCTGCGAAAGCCGGTGAGCTTCGAGGGGCTCGCCGACGCAGTGCGCGACGCGCTGCGCGGACGAGGCTCCCCCGCGGGGGCCACGGCCGCGGCGGGGTTGACGTCCGCCGATCCGGTGGGCATTGATCGGCTACACGCGATACCGGTCTCACGCCGGTAA